GTACCATCACTCTCGGCCACCACACCGACATATTCCCATGCGATCAGGTCATTGGATCGAAATAGCAAAGCCCTTCCTTTCCCCTCTTTACTTGAACCTACGATCATGTACCATTTATCTTGATGTTTCCATACTTTGGGATCCCTGAAATCTGTGGAACTTTCTTCCGGCGGAGCCGAGATTACCGGATTCCCAATATATTTTTGAAAGGTCACACCGTCATGACTCGCAGCTAAACATTGGGTTTGTACAACGCGCCTCTCTTTCATTACGGTGCCGGTATAAATTAACGTCAATATCCCATTATGATCAACGGCGCTTCCGGAAAAACATCCGCCTTTTTCGTCAAGGTCATAGCTTTCACTAGGCGCCAACGCAATGGGGAGGTGTTCCCAATGAACCAAATCTTTACTTTTGGCATGCCCCCAATGCATAGCCCCCCACTGTGCGGAGTAAGGGTAATGCTGATAAAACATATGGTATTCTCCGCGATAATGAATAAGTCCGTTAGGATCATTTAGCCAATATGCAGGGGCCATAAAATGATATTGTAAGCGCAAGGGATCTTTGGCCACCTGATCTTTCATTTTTGCTACGGATTGTTCGGCTTTGGCCAACATGAACTTATGATAGGTGTTATGATCGTATTGCAATACGGCTTCCTCCCTAATTATGTCTCTATGAGTTCAGGCTCATTCTTTTACAGCACCCATGGTCATACCGCGAACGATGTAATTCTGCATGAAAAATGAAAACAGCATAACAGGCAGACTAAATAATGTGGCCGCCGCCGTCATAGGTCCCAGGTCCAAATTATAAGCGGTTAAAAACTCCGATATTCCCACAGGAACTGTTTTGGCAGCCGTGCTTGTGAACAGCAGCCCGAATAAAAAGTCGTTCCAAGACAGCATAAAACTAAATATGGCTGTCGTTGCCAGTCCCGGCAGCGAAATTGGCAAAATAATGCGGATAAAAGCCCCTAACATCCCGCATCCGTCCACACGTGCAGATTCATCCAACTCTTTAGGCAGGCTGTCGAAAAAACCGAGCATCATCCAAATGACAAAAGGGATATTGATACTTGTATAAATCAATGTTAAAGCCAGTTTGGTGTCCATTAAGCCTACTTCACCAATAATGCGGTACAAAGGTATGGCAACGCTGATAAGCGGAATCAACCGAACGCCCAGAGTGAATACCAGGAACAAATTCCCCAGCTTGGATGAAAATCTTGTTAATCCGTAGGAGGCCATAGAGCCCAGTAAAACGCTTAACAGCGTAGCGAAAGCGGCGGTTACCAAACTGTTGCCAAAATATTTGCCGATCGATAAATGAGTAAACATGGCAAGGTAGTTGTCCATCGTAAATTGGGACGGGAATAATGCAGGGGTAGACGATATGACTTCTCTCGGCGGCTTAAATGAACTAAGCATCAAATAAAGATACGGAAATAAAAACAGGCACAAAAAGCCGCATGTTACGATCAGATAGATAAATTGGCTAAGTCTGATCTTCTGTCTCCTTAGGGGTCCTCCGTGCTTCTGTTTAATAGAGTTTGCAATCACGTCGGTTATCTCCTTCCTGCTAGGCTGCTTTCTTGGCCGGACTCCAGAAATGTTTCAAAAAGAAGGAACAAATCCCCAGTAAGATAATCATGAAAATTACGGCCATGGCGCTTGAATACCCTTCCTGATTGTACCTGGCAATCGCTTTGTAAATGACGGTGCTGACCAGAGAAGAGGCATTGTTCGGACCACCTTGGGTCATAACCCAGATAATATCAAAGGATCTTGCGGCATCAATCATTCGAATGGCAACAGCCACAAGAATCACGGGTTTTAAGCTCGGCAGCGTAATATGCCAGAAGCTCTGAGCCTTATTCGCCCCGTCAATGCGTGCCGCCTCATACAAGCTCTCCGGAATCCCCTGAATACCTGCCAATAACACCAGCATCATAAAGGGAGTCGTCAGCCATATATCGGCTATCATACAGGACAATAATGCGTACTTGCTGTCGGATAACCACGGAATGCTTTGAGGTGTTGAAATGAATCCCAGCTTATACAGAAAGCTGTTCAGAATACCGAACTGGTCGTTCAACATGAATTTCCAGATCAACCCAGCAACCAACGGCGAAATCATAAGCGGGCTTAAAAGCAGAGTGCGAATGTAATTGCTGCCTTTGAATCCGGTGCTTAACAAGAGGGCCAGAACCATTCCCAACAGCAGTTCAACGGTTACGGCTCCGATGACAAATTCAACCGTGTTCAGCAATGACCGATAGAAGGTTTGTGATGTCAAAGCGCTGCCGTAATGTTCGAAGCCGACAAAACCGTAGGGCTGATCGTCTTCCAAAAAACTATTTTTGAATAACAGAAACATCGGGTAAACAAAGAACAAGATCATAAAAACTGCGGCCGGCAGGAAAAATACTATGGATAGCCTGCGATCCTTTGTAGTCATCGTACTTCACCCTTTAAATCAGTATTGAAATGAACAGAGGATAGGCGATCCTATCCTCTGCGATTACGGCAATCGATTTGCCTTTGCTTCTTACTTGCCTTGAATTTCATTAATGGTCGCCGCCGCTTTGGTCAATGCAGATTGCGGCGATTCCTTTCCCGACAGAGCTGCCTGGATAGCCGTAACAAGAGCTTCGCTTTCAATCTGATTCCAGCGGGCCAAAATCGGACGGTTTTGGGTCTGAGGGGCCTCCAAAGTAGCTTGCAGTGCATTAAGGTGCGCATATTCCGGCTGCTTGCCATACTTTTCAAACACTGATTTGCGCGCAGCCACTCCCAATGCCTTCATGAAAAGCTCGTTTTTCTCATAAATGAACTGCACATATTGTTTGGCGATATCCTTCTGCTTCGAAGCGTCAGGTATGACTTGATACCAGGGACCAGGTACTACGCCGATTCCGGCATCTCCCCCTATCATAGGCGCCACTCCTACCTTCCCAGCCACCTTCGACTTCGCCGGATCATTGGACGGTACGAAGAAATGCCCCCATGCAAGCATCATAGCCAATTTGCCGTTCCAGAACATTTCGGAGGTTTCGGAAGAGGCCATATTTAATGCACCTGGAGGTGCGGATTTGTCCTTGTTCAAAATGGTTGTCAGGAAATCCAGCGCTTTCACATAGGGCTCCGTGTTGACCAAGGCTTTATTGTCCTTGCCGACGACCAGAGGTTTTGCCCCCGCTTGAGCCGCATGATCCAACCAGCTGGCGACAGAATCGCCGTTATTCATCCCAAACACACTTGTGCCGTAGATATCCATG
The window above is part of the Paenibacillus hamazuiensis genome. Proteins encoded here:
- a CDS encoding carbohydrate ABC transporter permease, whose amino-acid sequence is MIANSIKQKHGGPLRRQKIRLSQFIYLIVTCGFLCLFLFPYLYLMLSSFKPPREVISSTPALFPSQFTMDNYLAMFTHLSIGKYFGNSLVTAAFATLLSVLLGSMASYGLTRFSSKLGNLFLVFTLGVRLIPLISVAIPLYRIIGEVGLMDTKLALTLIYTSINIPFVIWMMLGFFDSLPKELDESARVDGCGMLGAFIRIILPISLPGLATTAIFSFMLSWNDFLFGLLFTSTAAKTVPVGISEFLTAYNLDLGPMTAAATLFSLPVMLFSFFMQNYIVRGMTMGAVKE
- a CDS encoding carbohydrate ABC transporter permease, with amino-acid sequence MTTKDRRLSIVFFLPAAVFMILFFVYPMFLLFKNSFLEDDQPYGFVGFEHYGSALTSQTFYRSLLNTVEFVIGAVTVELLLGMVLALLLSTGFKGSNYIRTLLLSPLMISPLVAGLIWKFMLNDQFGILNSFLYKLGFISTPQSIPWLSDSKYALLSCMIADIWLTTPFMMLVLLAGIQGIPESLYEAARIDGANKAQSFWHITLPSLKPVILVAVAIRMIDAARSFDIIWVMTQGGPNNASSLVSTVIYKAIARYNQEGYSSAMAVIFMIILLGICSFFLKHFWSPAKKAA
- a CDS encoding ABC transporter substrate-binding protein, translating into MKVQGKLWSGILAGCMVLSTVLAGCSSNAGKSEAPKAAESAKSDTAKSSGKSLTVLVEGGSPANTVATQTAEEFKQKTGYEVKIETVPYIGVYDKLNADIRANKGSYDVATIDILWFPALAKGLTSMDDLMSDNVKKDLFPSLIDGGTVDGKVLGMPVWTNSKVLLYRSDLFNDPKEQEAFKAKYGYDLKPPATWQQYRDVAKFFTRDTNNDGVMDIYGTSVFGMNNGDSVASWLDHAAQAGAKPLVVGKDNKALVNTEPYVKALDFLTTILNKDKSAPPGALNMASSETSEMFWNGKLAMMLAWGHFFVPSNDPAKSKVAGKVGVAPMIGGDAGIGVVPGPWYQVIPDASKQKDIAKQYVQFIYEKNELFMKALGVAARKSVFEKYGKQPEYAHLNALQATLEAPQTQNRPILARWNQIESEALVTAIQAALSGKESPQSALTKAAATINEIQGK